CGGGCCAAAAGACGCCGGACCTGGCGGTCGCACAGGCCAAGCTGGGCGGCCACCTCGGCTTGGGTAAGAGTTCCCGCCTCGAGGCGCTGACAAGCGTCCAGTCGGGCGATTTCGGGTCGGCTCATCGTCAGAAGCTCCATCGGGGGAACTCCGACGGCCAACCCGGACATCTCTACTTGGGGGAAAACCGGACATTTCTATTTGGGGCCTACACAGTGACAGGAGTCGCTTGCGGGGGCGAAGCTGCCCGTGGTATTATGCCGAGGTTGTGCTGGGGTCTGCCCCGGCTATTCGTTCGTCCGCTCTTTAGAGAAAAGCAAACATGAACGTCATCGATGTCCTCAACAGCGAGCAGCTCAAGGCGAGCATCCCGGAGTTCCGCTCCGGCGATACCGTGAAGGTCTATTCCAAGGTCGTCGAAGGCGGCAAAGAGCGCGTCCAAATGTTCGAAGGCGTGGTGACCGTTCGCACGGGCGGCGGCTCTCACTCGGCCGTAACCGTGCGCCGCGTCGCTCACGGCGTCGGCGTCGAGAAGACGTTCCTCTTGCACAGCCCACGCGTCGAGAAAATCGAAGTGAGCAAGCGCGGCATCGTCCGCCGCAGCCGCCTCTACTATCTCTCGGACAAGATCGGTAAGGCCGCACGCATCAAAGAAAAGAAGGCGACGAAGTAGCCTGACCCCGCTTGAGCTACTCGGGCTGATCCTAGTCTTTGCGATCGCCCGAATCGCCCTCGGATTCTTCACCAAGGCGGCCGACGACGATCAGTCGTCGGCCGCTCTTGTCGTACGCGAGTATCTCGACGCCGTCATCGTCGCGGGCCTGGTCGCACTGTTTCTGACGACCTTCGTCATCCGAACCTTCTATATTCCGTCGATTTCGATGGTTCCGACGTTGCAAGTGAGCGACATGCTGCTGGTCAACGAGCTCGACTACCATTTGCACGCGCCCCGTCCCGGCGACATCGCCGTCTTCACCCCACCGGTCCGTTCGGGCGGTGACGAATTCATCAAGCGCGTCGTCGGCGTGGCCGGCGACACGATTCGGATCGCCGGCGGCGTGGTCTATCGCAATGGCACGGCGCTGAAGGAACCCTACGAAAATCAGCCGCCGAACTACGACCTAAAGATCGCCGACTACACGATCTACGTGAACGGGCAGCCTCTCGGCCCCGCGACGGCGAATATCCCCCCCAGGTCGATGTGGCAGGCGCCGGATCGTATACCCCGGGGCTTTGTTTTTATGCTCGGCGATAATCGCAACTACTCCGAAGATTCCCACGTTTGGGGCTTCGCGCAACTTCACGGACACTTCGCTGCCGGCCCGCTCGCGCATAGTAAGACGGTCGCGGGATTCGCCGGACGCGCAATCATGATTTTTTGGCCCTTCGACCGCATTCGCATCCTTCACTGATTCACGAGAGAAGATGACTCCACTTCAACTCCTTACGCTCGTAGCCATTATCGCCGCCGTGCGCATCGTGCTCTCGTTACGCCCCGTCGTAGCGAGTTCGAGCGGACGAACTACCGCGATCGCGCGCGAATATCTCGACCCGTTCATCGTTGCGGGGCTTGCCGCGTGGATACTGATCACCTTCGTCGCCCGTACGTACTACATTCCCTCGGCATCGATGGTGCCGACGTTGGAAGTCCACGACGTGCTCTTGGTAGACAAGTTCGAGTATCGGTTCCACAAACCGAACGAGGGCGACATCGTCGTCTTCCCGCCGCCGATTCCTACGCCTGACGACTTTATCAAGCGCATTATCGGGCGTCCCGGCGACACGATGCGTATCGAGGGGGGCATCGTCTACATCAACGGCAAGGCGCTGGCCGAGCCGTACATCGCGCAACGCCCGGATTACGAACTTGAGATCAAGAATTACGGCGTCTACGTCGATGGCCAACCGCTCGACCCGTCGGTTGCAAATATTCCGCCCAAATCGGCCTGGACCGCACCCGACCGGATCCCACCCAATTGCTACTTCATGATGGGCGACAATCGGAACGATTCGGAAGATTCGCACATCTGGGGATTCGCGCAAGCCGGCGGCACGTTCGCGACCGGGCCGAGAGCGGGCAAACCGGCCGGATTCACCGGGCGCGCATTCTTGATCTTCTGGCCGATCTCGCAGGCAAAGATTCTCTCGCGTTAGACCGAACACCACGCGACGTGACTCGGCTCTTGCATTGGCGCTCGCTTGCGAGCCTCGCGTTGCAGTTGGTAATTCTCGCTCTGCTGATTGCGGCATTCTTCATCCGAATGCCGCAAGTCTCGGGGCTTTCGATGGAGCCGCATATCGTCTCGGGCGAATACGTGCTCATCAACACGATCGCATATCGCCTAGCGCCACCGCATCGCGGCGATATCATCGCCTTCCGTCACGACGGCGACCCGCCCGAAATCTTCATCAAGCGCGTCATCGGGCTGCCCGGCGACCGGGTGCGTATCGAACGCGGCACGGTATTTCTGAACGGCGTGCCGCTGGCGGAACCGTACATCCGTTTCACCGACACACGAAGCTTCCCGGAGGTCACCGTACCGCCCGGCGCCGTCTTCGTACTGGGCGATAATCGCGCCAAGAGCGAGGACTCACGCGTCTTCGGGCCCGTTCGCGAACGTCTGATTATCGGTCGCGCGATCGCGGGCGTGTGGCCGATTCACGATATCGGCGCGCTGTAGCCGTGAGCGACAATCTCGATAAGGTCGTACAGTGGTACCCCGGCCATATGGTCCGGGCGATGCGCAGGATCGGCGAATACCTCAAGCTGATCGATATCGTCATCGAGGTGATCGATGCTCGCGTGCCGGTCAGCGGCGCAAACCCGATGCTCGACACGCTTGCCAAGAATCGCGATCGGATCGTCATCCTCAATCGCGACGATCTCGCGGACCCGGCGACGACCAAGAGCTGGCTCGCGCACTTCGCATCGATCGGGCGCGAAGCGCTGGCGACAACCGGGCGCGACCAGCAGAGCCTCACGCGAGCGATCGCGGTGATGAAGCGCATGGCAACCGGGCGCGGAATCTCGCGCGCGATCGTCGTCGGCCTTCCCAATTCGGGAAAATCATCGATCATCAACGGGCTCTTGCGAAGGTCGGCCGCTCGCACAGAAGACCGAGCAGGCGTCACGCGCCAATTGCAGTGGTTCCGTTTAGGGCCGGGCCTCGAAGTGATGGATACGCCAGGCATTCTCGTGCCGAAAATCGCAACCAGGGAAGCCCAGTGGAAGCTCGCAATGGTGGGCGCGGTCCCACGCGAACGCTACGATCCCGAGGAAGTCGCTATCAATTTTCATCGCTGGCTGACCGATGCCACGCACGGTCGCACCCGCGTTCCGGATCTCGAAACGTTCGCTTCCGCGCGCGGCTTCGCGCGCAAAGGCGGCGAGATCGATTATCACAACGCCGCGCAATCCTACATCAGCGCGTTCAACGACGGC
The DNA window shown above is from Candidatus Dormiibacterota bacterium and carries:
- the lepB gene encoding signal peptidase I, yielding MALGFFTKAADDDQSSAALVVREYLDAVIVAGLVALFLTTFVIRTFYIPSISMVPTLQVSDMLLVNELDYHLHAPRPGDIAVFTPPVRSGGDEFIKRVVGVAGDTIRIAGGVVYRNGTALKEPYENQPPNYDLKIADYTIYVNGQPLGPATANIPPRSMWQAPDRIPRGFVFMLGDNRNYSEDSHVWGFAQLHGHFAAGPLAHSKTVAGFAGRAIMIFWPFDRIRILH
- the lepB gene encoding signal peptidase I, coding for MTRLLHWRSLASLALQLVILALLIAAFFIRMPQVSGLSMEPHIVSGEYVLINTIAYRLAPPHRGDIIAFRHDGDPPEIFIKRVIGLPGDRVRIERGTVFLNGVPLAEPYIRFTDTRSFPEVTVPPGAVFVLGDNRAKSEDSRVFGPVRERLIIGRAIAGVWPIHDIGAL
- the rplS gene encoding 50S ribosomal protein L19; translated protein: MNVIDVLNSEQLKASIPEFRSGDTVKVYSKVVEGGKERVQMFEGVVTVRTGGGSHSAVTVRRVAHGVGVEKTFLLHSPRVEKIEVSKRGIVRRSRLYYLSDKIGKAARIKEKKATK
- the lepB gene encoding signal peptidase I, which gives rise to MTPLQLLTLVAIIAAVRIVLSLRPVVASSSGRTTAIAREYLDPFIVAGLAAWILITFVARTYYIPSASMVPTLEVHDVLLVDKFEYRFHKPNEGDIVVFPPPIPTPDDFIKRIIGRPGDTMRIEGGIVYINGKALAEPYIAQRPDYELEIKNYGVYVDGQPLDPSVANIPPKSAWTAPDRIPPNCYFMMGDNRNDSEDSHIWGFAQAGGTFATGPRAGKPAGFTGRAFLIFWPISQAKILSR
- the ylqF gene encoding ribosome biogenesis GTPase YlqF, with amino-acid sequence MSDNLDKVVQWYPGHMVRAMRRIGEYLKLIDIVIEVIDARVPVSGANPMLDTLAKNRDRIVILNRDDLADPATTKSWLAHFASIGREALATTGRDQQSLTRAIAVMKRMATGRGISRAIVVGLPNSGKSSIINGLLRRSAARTEDRAGVTRQLQWFRLGPGLEVMDTPGILVPKIATREAQWKLAMVGAVPRERYDPEEVAINFHRWLTDATHGRTRVPDLETFASARGFARKGGEIDYHNAAQSYISAFNDGVFGRISLEAPDDPATT